In Glycine soja cultivar W05 chromosome 10, ASM419377v2, whole genome shotgun sequence, the genomic stretch aagagaataaagttcATTCCTGAGtgacccactccaccaagtataagaaaaatttggggcttccatgacttaacaaacttttacaaaaggtttgtcccatatttttctatacttgtagcaccactcattgagttggtgaggaaccatgctccttcatgggaagatgcccaggaaatgggttttcagaccttaccttacttcaacataccaagcaccattaatacatatatttttgttctttttacaggtgttgaggaaaaaatcccagagtttcaagaacctcgggatttgagatcaattccttttcaagggggagggaatgatgcaatcctatcccacaagggcattggatagaagactccaagaagattgggccagagatgcaagagatggccctaggattctcataaaccttagggtagatttcgggcccatgggctaagtatgagttcacttatctttatacatattagattaaggtttcattattttttagccttgtatttggggctccataatataggtaaggtaccctagaaatgtaggatttttcagcccttgtattttagggcacctagactagtttttgtatcaggggtagttttgtaatttcatagaTGTTTATTACTTGTAACTCGTAAGTCAGTCATATGTACGATTTTTAAGGCGATACTAACTTAGTAAACTAAAATATCTTAAACCAATATCAACTAGTTCAAAGAAATCAAACATAATACAATAAAAATCCTCAACACTAATACTAAACAATCATCAATAACCCTAAACCATCAACATTAACCCTAAATCCTAAtaacaaacattttttaaaacaaaataatactcatttatagttttttttttaaaatgtacatacggatcaagttgatatgtatgaggcttacggatcaagttgatctgcaaGCCTCATACGTTGATCCGTATGAAGCTTACGAATGAACTTGATCTGCAAGTCTcatacgaatcaacttgatccgtatgaagCTTACGGATGATGTTGATCTGTAAGCCTCattcggatcaagttgattcgtatgAGTCTtgcagatcaagttgattcgtatgAGGCTTGCAGATCATCTTGATCCCTAAACCTcatacgaatcaagttgatccgtatgaagCTTACAGATCAAGTTCATCTGTAAGCTTCATACGgattaagttgatccgtatgaggcttgcagatcaacttgatccctAAACCtcatacagatcaacttgatccatatgtACAATCCTACAAAATACTTCATCTGTAAGCCTAAACCTATTTCCTACAAATAATTGCGGATCAACTACATCCATAACAAACTAAAAACAATCAACGCAATCGACAACCATTAAAGGGGAGAATGAGCTTACCTCGACGGTGGAGCACGTACACAATGCCGacggaggaaaagaaggatCAAAGCCCAAATGACACTGAcataagggaagaagaatagCGGCGACGCAAACGGAGGGAAGGGAAGAAGATTGGTGGCGGCACAAATGGAAGCTCATTGTGCTGTAATACGGAGGCATAAAATGGTGCTGGGTGcaccaaaatattttaaattaaggcCAGGGTTATTTTCGGCCTTTCACAataaatgctgggtgcacctagcatcacccTTCATGTTGTgggtgatgctaggtgcacccagcattattgttggtgcacccagcacttaATGATAACAATCTAAAGTACCCCTggcctttttttaaaaacttttgtgCACCCAGCCTCTTCTTCTTCCGCAACTGCGAGTGCCCCTTTATCTTCagccccttcttcttcttcaacccGCCCCCTTTTTATCTCCTTCTTGCGTTTGTTGTCTGTGTTGGCGTGTTCATGGTGCTTTGGAGGTTCTTCTCTTTTGGCATTGAGGACGTGCATTACGCTGCTCCACTGTCGACCGTCGAGGTAAGCCTCTTCTCCTTTTTGTTGTGTCGTTTGCGTTTCTGCTTCCATTTTTGCTGGTGTAGTGTAGTTTGTAGGGATTTAGTTGATCCGTAGTAGATAGGTTAGGATTTTGATGATCCGCAATAAGATTTAGTTGATCTGTAATGTGTTTTGGTTTATGGATGAAATAAGCTGcatacgaatcaacttgatccgtatgcttCTCACGGATGAAGTTGATCCGTAGGaagcatacggatcaacttaacCCGTATGCTtcatgcggatcaagttgatctgtaagcttctcacggatcaacttgatctgtattaccctattttaattttaaaaaatgtcaaatgggttttagtttatgaaaaatgttttttattagggtttagggttaattTTGAGGGTTTTAGGCTGAAGTAGAATACAAATGATTAATGAAATAAGTTTCAAATTATGCTATAATTGtttgatgatgttgttattgctTTGAAATTTGATTATGCTACATTGTTTGGTTTGTATTGTACTGTTTGATTTGTTTCAACATGAACATGTTGATATTGGTTTGAAATTTGTTTAGTTTGTATTACTTTTGACTTCAGTGGAAAACCTAAAGCCAAATGACTTTAATTAAGCGCATACCTGAAGCCAAACCATGGGTTAAGTGAAAACCTTAAgcgcataagttgattttaaggGATATGAGGAACTcaatcttctttcttttttaattacttatccTATAAGTAGTTATGGAGAATTTCATTGGCATACCGAACGACATATTTTAGATAAGTATGTAGGCTATTAATTACATTGTGATGAATTTGCTAAACATAtacaatttgtatttttttaggatGGCAACTTGCTAACAAAATGGTATATCGTGTTCGCCCAAGCGTTGATGAGTATGATAAGTTAATAGAGTTTGTCTGCTTGGAGGGTTTGGATTGGGAAATGGAAAAAAAGCTACATGAGGAAATGAAAAGGAGTGGTTTCTGTCTCAAGGGCATCACAAGGGGTTTGATTAGAGTTGTCAAGGAGACGGAGAAGGAGGTTGTGGAGGCTGAGAACATTGCTGCAGTGGTGTTAACATTGGTTGCTCTAAAGCAAACAATGCACCTGGTGTCGAGGATGAGCCTGTGGTAGCTGCAGACGTACATGCATCTGGTGCAGACGCTGGTGATGAAGCTAAGGGATTTCCAGGTGGGTCGCGTGACCCATCAGTGCTTACGGAGTATGTTGACCATGTTGTAGTTAGCGTATGGAATAgagaggtatttataattttgaagttaacttattttttaagtatctGTTATTATTGAAATTTGTGTTCCTTTAAATCATTATGTTAATAAAGTGTCTgttcctttatacttcaatttaggaacgtcctgaattgaagttatCCTCCCACGGGAGGAAAGTGCTGAAATTTGGTAGGCCTGCTCCTGAAATTGAGGGCCTAGTTGCTGCCACAAGATTAAGTCCTTTGATCGCATGTTCAGTAGACACTAGCGATCAAGGACTTATATCCGCGTTCGTGGAGAGGTGGCATAGGGAAACTAGTAGTTTCCATCTTCCTGCGGGGGAGGTTAGCATCACCCTGGATGATGTGGCATCTCTGCTTCATCTTCCCATTGTTGGCGCCTTCCATACCTTCGAGCCTCTGCACGTCGACGAGGCTGTGTTGATGTTGGTGGAGTTACTAGAGGTCTCCGAAGAGGAAGCCAAGGCCAAGACAACACAGTGTCATGGACCATACGTACGCCTATCTTCCCTATGAGATATATATTAGAGCAGATGTCAGGCCGAACATTGGACTGCTACAGCTTGTGCCTATGTTCTTCATCTTTTAGGTTGCACTcattttgctaacaagagtgcaacccatGTTCATGTTGTTTTCTTAGACGCTTTGCGTGACTTCAGTCAGACTGGAAGCTATGCATGGGGAGTTGCCGCCCTAGTGCATATGTACGATCATTTGAATGATGCTTGTAGGAGTGGCGGCCGACAGCTTGCTGGTTACATCACTCTCTTAcaggtaattaatatttttttcataagttaattagaacaatgttttaaaaaaggtatttaagatgttcaattgaaatttgTACCATTTTCATGTAATCTTTGTAGTGTTGGATATATGAGCACTTTCCGTCAGTTGCGGAGTCTATGGCTGATCCGGACTACGATGACCTGTAACCACGTGCATGTCGATGGATTGCTACGAAGGCTACTTTGAAGTCCATATCTACATCCACGTACAGGCAGCGTCTAGATCGACTCAAGATTCCTCATGTTTGCTGGATGCCTTATGGGGAGCATCAACCCGTTCAggagtttgatttgatttcatgCTTTTCCGGTTAGCTATGATGGGGCCCGTTGCCGTCAGACACCGACAAGAGAGAGTCATGCGCCAGTTCGGATACGTCCAAAGTATTCCTATAGAGTTTGTAGATTCATGgtgtagctccattggagcttgtaggccttggatcttcttcatcaatggattcctttgcttcttggaagataaatggcagcggaatggagaaaggaagagagagaggagacgccacttcaaggagaagatgagtctagaagaagctcaccaccataggaggtcatggataagagcttggaggaagaaggagatgaatgaaggtggaggaagagaagagcacgaaattttgtgctctaaaagaagtctgaaatctgaagtttaactttcaaatgatcaaagttccaaaaatgcACAcagatgacctctatttatagcctaagtgttacacaaaattggagggaaatttgaatttctattcaaatttcacttgaatttgaaattgaatttgtggagccaaattttggagccaaaatttcactaattatgattagtgaattttagctatggttcagcccactaatccaagatcaagtccaagattctccactaagtgtgcttaggtgtcatgaggcatgtaaagcatgaaagacatgcacaaagtgtgactatatgatgtggcaatggggtgtagcaagcaaatgctcacctccccctctaaaatttaattggattgggcttctcccaattcaattaaatttatttctcaacacacacataaaatattcacttaatgaatttgaaattacaaaattacccctaatacaaaaactagtctaggtgccctaaaatacaagggctgaaaaatcctacatttctagggtaccctacctacattatggagccttaAATGTATGgcacaaaaataatgaaatcttaatctaatatgtacaaacaTAAGTGGGCTcacacttagcccatgggcccaaaatctaccctaaggctcatgagaaccttagggccttctcttgcatctctgacccaatcttcttggagtcttctatccaatgcccttggggggtaggattgcatcattccctcccctttgaaaaggatttgacctcaaatccagaggttcttgaaactcatgtaTTCTTTcttcaacacctgtaaaaagaataaaaacatatgtattagtaatgttgggtatgttagagtacactaaggactgaaaacccctttcctaaCCATCTTCCCATTAAAGAATATAGTTcgtcaccaactcaatgagtggtgctacaagtataaaaaaatatgggacaaaccttttgtaaaagtttgttaagatattgaagccccaaatttcccttatacttggtggagtaggccactcaagaatgacctttattctcttagggtccatgagaaacccttgatcactatttaaaagttagggaaagtaatggaataaaacatatttttttctttattttcatgttgattattcctacaaaaaattacgacaaacctaaggtgtcccacatgagcacctaggtttgcattgaaacaaaaaataagaacaaacctacctaatgaatccctatgtacacaaatcatacaaaagagtgttgcaccactcaacacattcatcataccacctatcatatggatttggtgcctaataatacttattttaggcaccaacaaagcacaaggatttaagcttttGCGAACCAAACCTTCAAGAGatatggcagtgctaagggatgtttccctagataggagaaggtagaaagattgtttatgaaggagtgctcttttaatatcaccttttgttgcaaaatgatcttcttggaggaatccttttcctccttttccttccccttggcctttgaagataAGGTCTtgctatccttctttttcttttgtttttctagtttttcttcctcatccctcttatctttcatagttagtggatctttggccacctgtgaaggtgtttgaggatgcaacacaaatttagtgccaagatgggtgagggtaatttcattagttaggccattgtaaatgatcttcctatcaaattgtcatggtcttcctaaaagaatatgtcctgcctccatgggaactatatcacaattaacttgatccttatatgtcccaatggataaaggtaccttcacttgttgattaactatcatttcaccttgctcattgagccattgaagtttataagtttttgggtggggaatgatagtgaggttcaacttggaaactaatcttgtgctacaacaattgcaacaagatccactatgcacaatgagagaacaagttttatctaaaattttgcatcttgtatgaaagatgttctctctttgggattgagatagatcacaagattgacctccaaggagccttctaaccattaagaggtcaccttcttcatgggggtagacttcctcactagactcttcaccccttacatcatcttcacttccactaaagGAAAGgtaagaagtagtctcctcttgactactataaatgtcttgacccctcatgatcatggttttctttgtggggcattgagagtcaatgtgacctctcccaagacatttgaagcatttaatgttgctagtcctttcttgggaactagtcttaggggtgtatttctctatggtcttacctttatcttccttgggttttgaaggtgcagcccccaaaattccatgggcttggtccttccttggataagagtgagagccataagattttgaagaaggtcttcttttaagttgttgcttcactcttatacaaagttggacttgctcatctaggtccctatatggagggagttcaaccttgtccttCACTtctatattaagcccactaaggaacctagctttgcgtgttctttcctcctccctaagtccagctcttaaaaagagtagttccatttgttgtttaTATTCTTCAAAACTCATACTCctttgtctaagcctttggagcttatCCATGAgttccctttcatagtaggagggaatgcgtctcttcctaagggcactcttaagatcattccaatactctactggaggatccccatgaatcctaagggcactcttcgCTAtgatgatggcaagcaaagagttgttcaaccttcatttcccaatctaagtaggcctcaacattatcttttccatggaaatatgggaggctaatgttaacctcttgaggccttttatccttttctcttcttttggagtgatgtttagtatgtgaactatggcgccctctataatagttgctaagttcttcacttaaactcttgcaagagttatgactactataggaggcatgtttttctcttttcatttctttcattatttttcttctttcttcctctcttattttctctctttcatcttgacttatttcttccactctttttttacctttttcttttctctcttgtttttctttccacaacttaagggatctctactcatctaatatcttatacatggggtccttaggagtagaaccctcaccattaacactagatgaagaataaagactcatgttggttcctaagttatggttctttcttattgggggtttgaaaacaaaaggtaaaagaaactatggttgaaactagccaaaataaacactaaaagaggtgtgaatgataaggtaaaaactaattggtaaaaggcaagctatctaggcggtttgacaatggagggtaaaggaaataagctatgaaagtaagcaagaaattaaagtgcaagaaatgcaaactaggcggatcctaagagtgtttggatgacctcatttaaggtttccaaaaaaacactcactatcctaagagaaaattgcctaaaattattacatacaAATGGAAGTaaggtgacctattggaggctcccaacttacttccaatgaaagacctttttgttacaaaatttgaaagcaaagcaaattgccaattacaaaattacaaaaaaaaaagtcctcaattgtggtggctattctctctttggtttttcactcaatttggagtgcttcttagtctaaTAGCtattaaggtggttggccccttacttctggactcaaattcttcaagggatggcaccaatcctcctttccaattccctatatggcaactcacaagcaaggaaacaaagagaaaagcaataaccaaagacaaaaaaaaatgaaatgaaagctaaaccaatagagttttatcaagacaaattttcaaggattattcaacaattaaagcaatgaaaagcacacaaaagcaagctaggactcaaagagaaacctagaatggctctagagcagagtagaaaaacttaaaaaaaaaagactcaagaaacctctagttttggcactcgtcttcacaataattttcaattgaaattttagaactaggattggtataaaataggcaccaattatagaacaatttttgagccaaaacaacaagcacatttccctttcacttttttttcttgaacactgatttttcagccaacttgtgtgatttttattattttttcctttaatccaaatcgtttggttctttttgcataattttattcaagatgtctagaaaattcagtaaacttttcagctcaaaacacgtaggtaccaattcccagtaatttatacaagtttgtatattcaagctgccagcaccagcgatttcaacctagaaatcaagagtagtgtttatgttgcttaaggcttggatagttacaatttgtgtttgcttatactcaattatcttgaataacaaaattcaatagagcttaagacttatttttattctcaaatccagccacaactcagcaccacaactcaacttcatcatagccatcatgtaggaaacttagaaaacaaaaaaaaagagttcaacaacaagattacttctaggaattgatttagaacatgttatgaactaaataacatgcatgaattagactcaaaattaaaaacataggctaagaatgacaagaatacatgaacaaatgtatctagaattcaataaacaaaataaaaattcaacacaaacttagaacataatgtgacaattactatgactaaacatgaccctaagacaacatggatgaAGTGAtgtacacttagatttttgtattttttttttctaatcaatattttggaagaaaatttagatctaaaggttcagcacaagaatattatgaattaaaaatgatagaacctaaaatcaacacaaaaacatgattcaagagtagatctacaaaatttgaaccatagaaatgcaagaacaagtgtagatctaagatttagtcggtttattttttttgaatctactctaaacagcatcaaaccacaagacaatggaggatatacatggagaataagatgaataacaaggaattaaatagaattcaccgaacaaaaagatagaggaagcaaaagaacatcacctagatgaagatgctcttgataccacatggtgtagctccattggagcttgtaggccttggatcttcttcatcaatggattcctttgcttcttggaagatgaatggcagcggaatggagaaaggaagagagagagaggagacgccacttcaaggagaagatgagtctagaagaagctcaccaccataagaggtcatggataagagcttggaggaagaaggagatgaatgaaaggagaggaagagaaaagcACGACATTTTGTGCTcgaaaagagctctgaaatttgaagtttaactttcaaatgatcaaagttccaaaaatgcaaacacatgacctctatttatagcctaagtgttacacaaaattggaaggaaaaaatttcacttgaatttgaaattgaatttgtggagccaaattttggagccaaaatttcactaattatgattagtaaattttagctatggttcagccctctaatccaagatcaagtccaagattctccactaagtgtgcttaggtgtcatgagacatgtaaagtatgaaggacatgcacaaagtgtgactatatgatgtggcaatggggtgttgcaagcaaatgctcaccttcccctctaaaatttaattagtttggGCTTCttccaatttaattaaatttatttttcaacacacacatcaaatattcacttaatgcatgtgaaattacaaaactacccctaatacaaaaactagtctaggtgccctaaaatacaagggctgaaaaatcctacatttctagggtacgcTACCTACATTATGCAgccttaaatacaaggcccaaaaataatgaaatcctaatctaatatgtacaaagataagtgggctcatacttagcccatgggtccaaaatctaccttaaggctcatgagaaccttaggaccttctcttgcatctctggcccaatcttatcggagtcttctatccaatgcccttggggggtaggattgcatcaattcaTGGGTGTCATTTGAAGAAatagatgacaggtggatgcacTACTCAGACCATCTTGCACCAGCAGGGGAGATTTGTGTTGTGCCAGCTCAGTGTGTTGCCGAGTACAAGGACTGGTTCTTCCTTATTTCTCATCCATTCATGACCTCGGCATAGCAATTAGATCTGCCGTGACATTCACCTGCGATGCATGATGCCTCATTTATGGAGCCACATATCCCTCAGGTCCCAAAGCCACCAGCAACAACACCAACACATGCTCGCTCTTATGTGGACCAGTctagacatgcagtggtaagtgtTACTATTTGGTTAAATGCATCAAATGTCATTtttgtcaattattttaatactaatttatctaatttgtttgttttctatttaataGGATGCTTGTCATGCGATCACTGAAAGGTTGGAGCGtctgctcaaccttaggatagtcacgGCAGGCACAGAGACACACGAGGTCATGGAAGAATGCATCAGGATTGCCAGGGGTGTCACAAAAGACGACAATGTGTATGTGAGGTCTCGACGTAGGCGACACACGgatcaaccatagtttctttagacattttatattatcatatttggacgatgtttataattttattgtatttgaaaacattttgttttgaatgaacattttgtatattttaagctattttgatttataattttaatttaacgtTAATTCGTCGAAATATTAGTGTTAACGCTAAAATTTTATGAATGTGATTCCAAATTCGTCGAAATATTTTCTTGTATTTCCAAATTGATTCCAAATTCGTCGAAATAGTATGAATGTGATTCCAAATTGAAGCAAACAACTAACAACTAAGttgatataaaattacaaaaaatgatAACAGTGGGAGGATAAAATAAACCCACttatatttatagagaaaatatcAGTTCAATTTTTTGCAAAACACGTCATTAATTAGGAACGAAATATTGTGAATATCATTAAACCTCAATCTAAAACTAAATATTAGTTCTATAATtaattcaaaggactaaaatATACTTTGAAATTTTACtagataattaaatatcataattatgataatcataattatgatattaccaattaaatatcataattaaatatatttttcattctctctTTAGATTAAACTGCGAGATCGAAAAATACTAACTAATATTATAAGTGAGTTGAAAAAgaagaatatgaaaaaaaagtaaaaatgtaaTAAGTTGATAGAtggggagtttttttttttattttttatttactctctttgttttttatctttctacaattttttatttaccaacaaatttattttttgctcCCActgttatcattttaatttaaccaATTTCTTGACTTAGGTAaaccatgaaaataaaataataatcatacaGTTTCATTCCGTAATGGACACGAAttcaaacattacattaacttcaacatagtggaaagaaataaaatttgtgtGAAATACTACAACTAAGTAATGCTAATTTTGCAACAAGGACACGTCGTCTTCTATTTCCATTACATGTTTactaaaaacaactaaaatttctattggcccaaatTGTTTCCAGTAGTTGGACTGCACTAAGACCTTTAGCATGTCATCATTAGTTTTCAAATCagtaattttgaatttgataattttgtcTAAATACT encodes the following:
- the LOC114371544 gene encoding protein MAIN-LIKE 1-like, with the translated sequence MVYRVRPSVDEYDKLIEFVCLEGLDWEMEKKLHEEMKRSGFCLKGITRANNAPGVEDEPVVAADVHASGADAGDEAKGFPGGSRDPSVLTEYVDHVVVSVWNREERPELKLSSHGRKVLKFGRPAPEIEGLVAATRLSPLIACSVDTSDQGLISAFVERWHRETSSFHLPAGEVSITLDDVASLLHLPIVGAFHTFEPLHVDEAVLMLVELLEVSEEEAKAKTTQCCTHFANKSATHVHVVFLDALRDFSQTGSYAWGVAALVHMYDHLNDACRSGGRQLAGYITLLQCWIYEHFPSVAESMADPDYDDL